The proteins below are encoded in one region of Neodiprion virginianus isolate iyNeoVirg1 chromosome 7, iyNeoVirg1.1, whole genome shotgun sequence:
- the LOC124308746 gene encoding RNA polymerase-associated protein CTR9 homolog has protein sequence MASIEIPLRDTDEVIELYLDQLPDGDEVLGILRQEHAQLSIWVNLALEYYKQQKIEDFIKILESSRIDANIDYRDYEKDQMRALDMLAAYYVQEANREKNKDKKRDLFTKATLLYTTADKIIMYDQNHLLGRAYFCLLEGDKMEQADAQFNFVLNQSPNNIPSLLGKACIAFNKKDYRGALAFYKKALRTNPNCPAAVRLGMGHCFMKLGNQDKAKMAFERALQLDAQCVGALVGLSVLKLNQQQPDSIRTGVQMLSKAYTIDSTNPMVLNHLANHFFFKKDYNKVQHLALHAFHNTENEAMRAESCYQLARAFHVQGDYDQAFQYYYQATQFAPPVFVLPHFGLGQMYVYRGDAENAAQCFEKVLKAQSGNYETMKILGSLYANSSSQSKRDIAKSHLRKVTEQFPDDVEAWIELAQILEQSDLTAALNAYATATRILKDKVQADIPPEILNNVGALHYRLGNLEEARNNLEESLARSKTDAEQDPVYYNSIAVTTTYNLARLNEALCVFDRAEKLYKDILKEHPNYVDCYLRLGCMARDKGQIYEASDWFKDALRINNEHPDAWSLLGNLHLAKMEWGPGQKKFERILKSPTTSTDAYSLIALGNIWLQTLHQSGKDKDREKRHQDRALAMFKQVLRNDPRNIWAANGIGAVLAHKGCVNEARDIFAQVREATAEFCDVWLNIAHIYVEQKQFVSAIQMYENCLRKFYKYHHVEVLQYLGRAYFKAGKLREAKMTLLKARRVAPQDTLLLYNIALVLQRLATQILKDEKSTLVIVLQAVHELGLSHKYFQFLGMQGEKMDQLAEIEARKCQDLLSQAQYHVARARRLDEEEKILRKKQEEERQAFRIRQTEEQKKVEDMRRQKSEAMLQKRQEYVEKTKNVLLFGDMPSEKPTKKGRKVRSEQYLSDSGSDRNERTEDSAPREKKRKRKSSGERKERKSSGKGRRKRHANSGESGGSGSDRPKTKRGRKAGGSNKGKGFRKSGTADLSSKQKMRIVSKETISTSESESDNERPNMASGNESGEENAGRGRRRIASESEGSRASRSRSRSRSKSSSRSKSGSRSRSRSGSRSRSGSRSRSTSRKSASRSRNQSRSRSRSNSGSRKSGSRSRSRSRGSSGSRKSHSRSRSRSGSGSRSRSRSKSGSRSRSRSKSGSRSRSRSRSRSRSRSRSGQSKSKSRSRSRSGSRSRSRSKSGSRSRSASGSARSASPVSRKSISGSEDGSRHSSPQRGGQSGSE, from the exons ATGGCGAGCATCGAGATACCTCTTCGTGATACGGACGag GTAATCGAATTGTACCTGGATCAATTACCCGACGGCGATGAGGTTCTCGGTATTTTGCGGCAGGAACATGCCCAGCTCAGCATCTGGGTCAACCTGGCG CTCGAGTATTACAAACAACAGAAGATCGAGGATTTTATTAAGATTCTGGAGTCGTCGAGGATCGACGCAAACATCGACTACAGGGATTATGAAAAAGACCAGATGCGAGCACTGGACATGCTGGCCGCGTACTACGTCCAGGAGGCGAATCGCGAGAAGAACAAAGACAAGAAGAGAGATCTCTTTACCAAGGCAACGTTGCTCTACACTACGGCGGACAAAATTATCATGTACGACCAG AATCATCTCCTCGGTCGAGCCTATTTCTGTCTCCTCGAAGGGGACAAAATGGAACAGGCAGATGCACAGTTTAACTTCGTTCTGAACCAATCGCCTAACAACATTCCGTCGCTCTTGGGGAAGGCGTGTATAGCTTTTAACAAGAAAGACTATCGCGGAGCTTTGGCATTTTACAAAAAGGCACTCAGGACGAATCCCAATTGCCCGGCAGCGGTCAGACTCGGAATGGGACATTGTTTTATGAAACTGGGTAACCAGGACAAAGCCAAAATGGCGTTTGAGAGAGCTTTGCAGTTGGACGCGCAATGCGTCGGAGCTCTGGTCGGCCTGTCTGTACTTAAATTGAATCAGCAGCAGCCGGACAGCATCAGAACGGGTGTTCAAATGTTGTCCAAGGCCTATACGATAGACTCGACGAATCCGATGGTTCTGAACCATTTGGCCAATCATTTCTTCTTCAAGAAAGATTACAACAAAGTGCAACATTTGGCTCTGCACGCTTTTCATAATACCGAAAACGAGGCTATGCGTGCTGAGAGCTGCTATCAACTCGCCAGAGCCTTTCACGTCCAG GGAGATTACGACCAAGCCTTTCAATACTATTATCAGGCGACTCAATTCGCTCCCCCGGTTTTCGTCCTGCCTCATTTTGGCCTTGGTCAAATGTACGTCTATCGTGGAGATGCCGAGAAT GCAGCGCaatgttttgaaaaagttCTGAAAGCCCAGTCCGGCAATTacgaaacaatgaaaattcttgGCTCTTTGTACGCCAACTCAAGCTCCCAGTCGAAAAGGGACATAGCCAAAAGTCATCTGAGAAAAGTAACGGAGCAATTTCCTGACGATGTCGAAGCGTGGATCGAATTGGCTCAGATTTTGGAGCAAAGCGATCTAACGGCTGCATTGAATGCTTATGCTACAGCAACCAGAATTCTTAAAGACAAAGTTCAGGCTGATATTCCACCTGAAATCCTTAATAACGTCGGTGCTCTTCATTACAG ACTTGGAAATTTAGAAGAGGCAAGAAACAACCTGGAGGAGTCTTTGGCCAGGTCGAAAACTGACGCTGAACAAGATCCTGTTTATTACAATTCCATTGCAGTCACTACGACGTATAATTTGGCTCGCCTAAACGAAGCATTGTGCGTATTTGACCGGGCAGAAAAACTGTACAAAGACATTTTAAAAGAACATCCGAATTATGTGGACTGCTACTTGCGGTTAGGCTGCATGGCCAGAGATAAGGGTCAAATTTACGAAGCTTCGGATTGGTTCAAAGATGCCTTGAGGATAAATAACGAGCATCCGGACGCCTGGTCACTCTTGGGAAACTTACATTTGGCTAAAATGGAGTGGGGACcgggacaaaaaaaatttgaacggATCCTGAAAAGTCCAACGACCAGCACAGATGCCTACTCGCTTATTGCCTTGGGTAATATTTGGCTGCAGACTCTTCATCAAAGTGGGAAAGACAAGGACAGAGAAAAACGGCACCAGGACAGAGCCTTGGCCATGTTCAAGCAA GTATTAAGAAATGATCCAAGAAATATTTGGGCCGCAAACGGTATAGGAGCTGTACTTGCTCACAAAGGTTGCGTCAACGAGGCCAGAGATATATTTGCCCAAGTCAGAGAAGCAACAGCTGAATTTTGCGATGTCTGGTTGAACATTGCTCACATTTACGTGGAGCAAAAACAATTCGTCAGTGCTATTCAGATG tatgAAAACTGCTTGCGTAAATTCTACAAGTATCATCACGTAGAGGTTCTTCAATACTTGGGCAGAGCTTATTTCAAAGCTGGAAAACTGAGGGAAGCTAAAATGACTTTGTTAAAG GCTCGCAGAGTAGCTCCCCAAGACACATTACTGTTGTACAATATTGCTCTGGTCCTACAAAGATTGGCGACGCAAATTttgaaggatgaaaaatcgaCGTTGGTTATTGTATTGCAAGCTGTACATGAATTAGGATTATCccacaaatattttcaattcctgGGTATGCAGGGTGAGAAAATGGATCAACTTGCTGAAATTGAGGCAAGAAAATGTCAGGATTTGCTCTCGCAAGCGCAATACCACGTTGCTCGAGCACGAAGGCTGGATGAGGAGGAAAAAATCCTCCGAAAAAAGCAAGAGGAAGAAAG acaAGCCTTCAGAATACGCCAGACGGAAGAACagaaaaaggtggaagataTGCGTCGCCAGAAATCAGAAGCCATGTTACAAAAACGACAAGAATATGtggagaaaacgaaaaatgttttactatTTGGCGACATGCCATCAGAAAAGCCTACAAAGAAGGGTAGGAAAGTAAGGTCTGAACAATATCTAAGCGATAGTGGCTCAGATAGAAATGAACGTACCGAAGATTCAGCTcccagagaaaaaaaacgcaagAGAAAGAGCAGCGGTGAGAGAAAGGAACGGAAATCGTCAGGAAAGGGAAGAAGGAAAAGGCATGCTAACAGTGGAGAAAGTGGAG GTTCGGGAAGTGATCGACCTAAAACTAAGCGTGGCAGAAAAGCGGGAGGAAGTAACAAAGGTAAAGGATTTCGCAAGAGTGGCACCGCTGATTTATcaagtaaacaaaaaatgcGAATTGTTTCTAAAGAAACTATTTCGACAAGTGAATCTGAGAGCGATAATGAAAGGCCTAACATGGCGAGCGG AAACGAAAGCGGGGAAGAAAACGCAGGGCGAGGAAGGCGTAGAATCGCATCGGAATCCGAAGGTTCTCGTGCCTCACGTTCCAGATCTCGTTCTAGGTCAAAGTCTAGCAGCCGTTCAAAGAGTGGATCCCGATCGCGTTCAAGAAGCGGTTCACGATCCAGGAGTGGATCTAGGTCCAGATCTACATCTCGCAAAAGTGCCTCGAGGTCGCGAAATCAATCACGGTCACGCTCCAGATCTAACAGCGGATCAAGAAAAAGTGGTTCGAGATCGCGATCCAGATCTAGAGGAAGCAGTGGCTCGAGGAAAAGTCACTCTAGGTCCAGATCCAGATCCGGATCCGGCTCACGATCGAGATCAAGATCAAAATCTGGTTCAAGATCACGATCCAGATCGAAATCAGGATCAAGGTCAAGATCGCGATCAAGGTCACGATCACGATCAAGATCACGCTCAGGCCAAAGCAAGTCCAAGAGTAGGAGTAGGTCACGGTCCGGATCAAGATCGAGATCGAGATCAAAAAGTGGCTCCAGGAGTAGAAGTGCGAGCGGATCAGCAAG ATCCGCAAGTCCTGTGTCTCGGAAATCGATATCTGGCAGCGAAGATGGTTCTCGCCATTCGAGTCCGCAAAGAGGTGGACAGAGCGGTAGTGAGTAA
- the LOC124308794 gene encoding WD repeat and HMG-box DNA-binding protein 1 isoform X1 produces the protein MPLNGKPSRYAHPEGHTDVCYFTGEKGGLLTCGSDGDVRSWLNLMDDDPDASCISEQVISVVSKNDKIYVATDNNTVQILTYPDLEKEGIITRFSATVCALASSKNGNLIVSGACDMRIQVSNIQTCDSIELNGHQGPILGLSLDPQEQFVASSSTDGSIRVWDIKEKQVAHIWNNVVPKGNSFFTSKTYSTPSFQCKDGKTLAFPQGKEVVVVERGTWKELFKLRCPDLKAELSICKFSQCGTLLAASSVHGEIVVWEIESKEQIGYITHDRNAKITSIAWSPNLPNEIAFCDSLGMLGCVDVVVNSVEELFPKTVDSNQSNQDLDNFIENYKVDDDNDDGENVISLDKIKASVQIDYDDDSQEPIAQRPEGVDNKVSLKVEPQEPFQPGSSPTVLLNRYMAWNNTGVIKCYSSEDGQESSIEVEFHDASIHHPIHIDNYLQHTLASLSPKALALACVDNGDTPSKLVVVRLQGWGSGTKEWSINFPQGELPLCVASGDNFVAVATSKRRLRLFTASGTQRRIIALPGAPVAINALGNQLVAVCHAGLSGVQKEQYMTMIWLQIRGSNIRNRSLAVPLSGPELKLAWVGLTDRGSPAVMDEDGVISIYDAKSSLWNVACDTANQCKGAADRFFVIGISEIDNMVRCILCKGCPYPQTAPAPTQIEIPLELPLCDPESLKSKMEAKLWQLGTDPNANDETLLSMFVLACRGNAEYRAVDLCEEFASQKVLELAVKYAGRLGQMALVTKLQSLARTKEDQDINEENGGEIREREDDRLSVNQVDEEFEEVENADEYLSLTPIQAKPAVEIRPMSLSMKRQNPFKKNGKSPSLKGLQAMNRLPENPRSSPAAEPPPQKPKPKPASKSNPAKESFVVWFGKHNEEIAEEFPEVDNKRLTMIALERYKENEKAASAVETSLKERETKKRKLSDAENEKSQSTETITRKLSTFAYTE, from the exons aTGCCCCTGAACGGGAAACCATCACGTTACGCACACCCTGAGGGGCACACGGACGTCTGTTATTTTACTGGAGAAAA AGGAGGTCTACTCACCTGTGGATCAGATGGTGATGTTCGATCCTGGTTGAATTTGATGGACGATGACCCTGATGCGAGTTGTATATCCGAACAAGTTATATCCGTCGTCTCGAAG AATGATAAAATCTATGTGGCAACAGACAATAACACCGTACAGATTCTCACCTATCCAGACTTGGAGAAGGAGGGAATTATAACCAGGTTTTCAGCGACAGTGTGCGCCTTGGCATCTTCCAAAAATGGAAATCTGATCGTGTCCGGTGCATG TGATATGCGGATCCAAGTGAGTAACATCCAGACCTGTGATAGTATTGAACTTAACGGACACCAGGGTCCAATTTTAGGCTTATCACTTGATCCCCAAGAGCAGTTTGTT gCATCTTCGAGTACTGATGGCTCTATCAGGGTCTGGGATATAAAAGAAAAGCAGGTTGCTCATATTTGGAACAATGTCGTGCCAAAAGGTAACTCATTTTTTACCTCCAAGACCTATTCCACACCTTCGTTCCAATGCAAGGATGGAAAAACTCTGGCTTTTCCACAGGGCAAAgaagttgttgttgttgaaaGAGGCACCTGGAAAGAGTTGTTCAAACTTAGGTGCCCTGATTTAAAAGCA GAACTAAGCATatgtaaattttctcaatGCGGGACTCTTCTTGCGGCAAGTTCAGTTCATGGAGAAATAGTTGTGTGGGAAATAGAATCGAAGGAACAGATAGGCTACATCACGCATGATCGAAATGCCAAAATCACATCCATTGCTTGGAGTCCAAATTTACCGAACGAAATTGCATTCTGTGATTCATTAGGAATGCTGGGATGCGTTGACGTG GTGGTTAATTCAGTTGAAGAACTGTTCCCGAAAACAGTTGATTCAAATCAATCGAATCAAGACTTGGACAATTTCATAGAAAACTATAAAGTTGACGATGACAACGATGATGGAGAAAATGTAATATCGTTGGATAAAATCAAGGCGTCAGTACAAATAGATTACGATGACGATTCTCAGGAACCAATCGCCCAGCGCCCTGAAGGCGTGGATAATAAAGTGTCGTTGAAAGTAGAACCCCAAGAACCTTTTCAGCCTGGTTCTTCTCCAACTGTTCTGCTAAATCGTTACATG GCTTGGAACAATACAGGGGTAATTAAATGCTACTCCTCAGAAGATGGTCAAGAGTCGAGTATTGAGGTCGAATTTCATGATGCCAGCATTCACCACCCAATTCACATTGACAATTACTTGCAACACACTTTGGCATCGTTGTCTCCGAAAGCTCTCGCTCTTGCTTGCGTAGATAATGGCGACACGCCTAGCAAACTGGTCGTCGTCAGGTTGCAAG GATGGGGTTCTGGAACCAAAGAGTGGTCCATCAATTTCCCACAGGGTGAACTGCCCCTTTGTGTCGCCTCCGGTGATAACTTCGTTGCTGTAGCGACAAGTAAAAGAAGACTGAGGTTATTTACGGCCAGCGGAACACAAAGGAGAATCATTGCATTACCCGGTGCTCCGGTCGCCATCAATGCACTAGGGAATCAACTTGTAGCCGTTTGTCATGCAGGATTGTCAG GCGTACAGAAAGAGCAATATATGACGATGATTTGGCTGCAAATTCGTGGTTCAAATATTCGCAATCGCTCCCTTGCCGTTCCGCTATCGGGTCCGGAACTGAAGCTTGCTTGGGTAGGACTGACCGACCGAGGTTCACCAGCGGTGATGGATGAGGATGGCGTAATCTCGATATACGATGCAAAATCGTCGCTCTGGAACGTTGCTTGTGATACAGCGAATCAG TGCAAAGGAGCCGCGGATCGCTTCTTCGTGATCGGCATTAGTGAAATTGATAATATGGTAAGATGCATATTATGCAAAGGGTGTCCTTATCCGCAAACCGCACCGGCTCCAACCCAGATTGAAATACCGCTCGAATTACCACTCTGCGATCCAGAATCTCTCAAGTCTAAAATGGAAGCCAAGCTTTGGCAACTGGGCACCGACCCGAATGCAAATGACGAAACGCTATTGTCCATGTTTGTC CTCGCTTGCCGCGGCAACGCCGAGTATCGTGCCGTGGATTTGTGCGAAGAATTTGCGTCGCAGAAGGTTCTGGAATTGGCTGTTAAGTATGCCGGACGTCTTGGCCAAATGGCTTTGGTTACCAAACTACAATCGCTTGCGAGGACTAAAGAGGATCAAGACATCAACGAAGAAAATGGAGGTGAAATTCGGGAAAGAGAGGATGATAGATTGTCGGTAAATCAAGTCGACGAAGAATTCGAAGAAGTCGAAAATGCCGATGAATATCTCTCATTGACTCCTATACAGGCTAAGCCTGCCGTAGAAATAAGGCCAATGAGTTTGAGCATGAAGAGGCAAAATCCGTTCAAAAAGAATGGAAAGTCACCAAGTCTGAAAG GCCTTCAAGCCATGAATCGATTGCCCGAGAATCCCCGCAGCTCACCAGCAGCTGAACCACCTCCGCAAAAACCGAAACCAAAACCAGCGTCTAAATCGAATCCAGCCAAGGAATCTTTCGTCGTTTGGTTTGGAAAACATAACGAAGAAATTGCTGAAGAATTTCCAGAAGTCGACAACAAACGGTTAACAATGATTGCCCTGGAAAGATACAAGGAAAACGAGAAGGCGGCGTCGGCAGTTGAAACTTCCCTGAAAGAACGTGAAACTAAAAAGCGGAAGTTGTCAGACGCGGAAAACGAGAAGAGTCAAAGCACAGAAACAATCACCCGTAAACTTTCTACATTTGCCTACACGGAATAA
- the LOC124308794 gene encoding WD repeat and HMG-box DNA-binding protein 1 isoform X2, which yields MPLNGKPSRYAHPEGHTDVCYFTGEKGGLLTCGSDGDVRSWLNLMDDDPDASCISEQVISVVSKNDKIYVATDNNTVQILTYPDLEKEGIITRFSATVCALASSKNGNLIVSGACDMRIQVSNIQTCDSIELNGHQGPILGLSLDPQEQFVASSSTDGSIRVWDIKEKQVAHIWNNVVPKGNSFFTSKTYSTPSFQCKDGKTLAFPQGKEVVVVERGTWKELFKLRCPDLKAELSICKFSQCGTLLAASSVHGEIVVWEIESKEQIGYITHDRNAKITSIAWSPNLPNEIAFCDSLGMLGCVDVVNSVEELFPKTVDSNQSNQDLDNFIENYKVDDDNDDGENVISLDKIKASVQIDYDDDSQEPIAQRPEGVDNKVSLKVEPQEPFQPGSSPTVLLNRYMAWNNTGVIKCYSSEDGQESSIEVEFHDASIHHPIHIDNYLQHTLASLSPKALALACVDNGDTPSKLVVVRLQGWGSGTKEWSINFPQGELPLCVASGDNFVAVATSKRRLRLFTASGTQRRIIALPGAPVAINALGNQLVAVCHAGLSGVQKEQYMTMIWLQIRGSNIRNRSLAVPLSGPELKLAWVGLTDRGSPAVMDEDGVISIYDAKSSLWNVACDTANQCKGAADRFFVIGISEIDNMVRCILCKGCPYPQTAPAPTQIEIPLELPLCDPESLKSKMEAKLWQLGTDPNANDETLLSMFVLACRGNAEYRAVDLCEEFASQKVLELAVKYAGRLGQMALVTKLQSLARTKEDQDINEENGGEIREREDDRLSVNQVDEEFEEVENADEYLSLTPIQAKPAVEIRPMSLSMKRQNPFKKNGKSPSLKGLQAMNRLPENPRSSPAAEPPPQKPKPKPASKSNPAKESFVVWFGKHNEEIAEEFPEVDNKRLTMIALERYKENEKAASAVETSLKERETKKRKLSDAENEKSQSTETITRKLSTFAYTE from the exons aTGCCCCTGAACGGGAAACCATCACGTTACGCACACCCTGAGGGGCACACGGACGTCTGTTATTTTACTGGAGAAAA AGGAGGTCTACTCACCTGTGGATCAGATGGTGATGTTCGATCCTGGTTGAATTTGATGGACGATGACCCTGATGCGAGTTGTATATCCGAACAAGTTATATCCGTCGTCTCGAAG AATGATAAAATCTATGTGGCAACAGACAATAACACCGTACAGATTCTCACCTATCCAGACTTGGAGAAGGAGGGAATTATAACCAGGTTTTCAGCGACAGTGTGCGCCTTGGCATCTTCCAAAAATGGAAATCTGATCGTGTCCGGTGCATG TGATATGCGGATCCAAGTGAGTAACATCCAGACCTGTGATAGTATTGAACTTAACGGACACCAGGGTCCAATTTTAGGCTTATCACTTGATCCCCAAGAGCAGTTTGTT gCATCTTCGAGTACTGATGGCTCTATCAGGGTCTGGGATATAAAAGAAAAGCAGGTTGCTCATATTTGGAACAATGTCGTGCCAAAAGGTAACTCATTTTTTACCTCCAAGACCTATTCCACACCTTCGTTCCAATGCAAGGATGGAAAAACTCTGGCTTTTCCACAGGGCAAAgaagttgttgttgttgaaaGAGGCACCTGGAAAGAGTTGTTCAAACTTAGGTGCCCTGATTTAAAAGCA GAACTAAGCATatgtaaattttctcaatGCGGGACTCTTCTTGCGGCAAGTTCAGTTCATGGAGAAATAGTTGTGTGGGAAATAGAATCGAAGGAACAGATAGGCTACATCACGCATGATCGAAATGCCAAAATCACATCCATTGCTTGGAGTCCAAATTTACCGAACGAAATTGCATTCTGTGATTCATTAGGAATGCTGGGATGCGTTGAC GTGGTTAATTCAGTTGAAGAACTGTTCCCGAAAACAGTTGATTCAAATCAATCGAATCAAGACTTGGACAATTTCATAGAAAACTATAAAGTTGACGATGACAACGATGATGGAGAAAATGTAATATCGTTGGATAAAATCAAGGCGTCAGTACAAATAGATTACGATGACGATTCTCAGGAACCAATCGCCCAGCGCCCTGAAGGCGTGGATAATAAAGTGTCGTTGAAAGTAGAACCCCAAGAACCTTTTCAGCCTGGTTCTTCTCCAACTGTTCTGCTAAATCGTTACATG GCTTGGAACAATACAGGGGTAATTAAATGCTACTCCTCAGAAGATGGTCAAGAGTCGAGTATTGAGGTCGAATTTCATGATGCCAGCATTCACCACCCAATTCACATTGACAATTACTTGCAACACACTTTGGCATCGTTGTCTCCGAAAGCTCTCGCTCTTGCTTGCGTAGATAATGGCGACACGCCTAGCAAACTGGTCGTCGTCAGGTTGCAAG GATGGGGTTCTGGAACCAAAGAGTGGTCCATCAATTTCCCACAGGGTGAACTGCCCCTTTGTGTCGCCTCCGGTGATAACTTCGTTGCTGTAGCGACAAGTAAAAGAAGACTGAGGTTATTTACGGCCAGCGGAACACAAAGGAGAATCATTGCATTACCCGGTGCTCCGGTCGCCATCAATGCACTAGGGAATCAACTTGTAGCCGTTTGTCATGCAGGATTGTCAG GCGTACAGAAAGAGCAATATATGACGATGATTTGGCTGCAAATTCGTGGTTCAAATATTCGCAATCGCTCCCTTGCCGTTCCGCTATCGGGTCCGGAACTGAAGCTTGCTTGGGTAGGACTGACCGACCGAGGTTCACCAGCGGTGATGGATGAGGATGGCGTAATCTCGATATACGATGCAAAATCGTCGCTCTGGAACGTTGCTTGTGATACAGCGAATCAG TGCAAAGGAGCCGCGGATCGCTTCTTCGTGATCGGCATTAGTGAAATTGATAATATGGTAAGATGCATATTATGCAAAGGGTGTCCTTATCCGCAAACCGCACCGGCTCCAACCCAGATTGAAATACCGCTCGAATTACCACTCTGCGATCCAGAATCTCTCAAGTCTAAAATGGAAGCCAAGCTTTGGCAACTGGGCACCGACCCGAATGCAAATGACGAAACGCTATTGTCCATGTTTGTC CTCGCTTGCCGCGGCAACGCCGAGTATCGTGCCGTGGATTTGTGCGAAGAATTTGCGTCGCAGAAGGTTCTGGAATTGGCTGTTAAGTATGCCGGACGTCTTGGCCAAATGGCTTTGGTTACCAAACTACAATCGCTTGCGAGGACTAAAGAGGATCAAGACATCAACGAAGAAAATGGAGGTGAAATTCGGGAAAGAGAGGATGATAGATTGTCGGTAAATCAAGTCGACGAAGAATTCGAAGAAGTCGAAAATGCCGATGAATATCTCTCATTGACTCCTATACAGGCTAAGCCTGCCGTAGAAATAAGGCCAATGAGTTTGAGCATGAAGAGGCAAAATCCGTTCAAAAAGAATGGAAAGTCACCAAGTCTGAAAG GCCTTCAAGCCATGAATCGATTGCCCGAGAATCCCCGCAGCTCACCAGCAGCTGAACCACCTCCGCAAAAACCGAAACCAAAACCAGCGTCTAAATCGAATCCAGCCAAGGAATCTTTCGTCGTTTGGTTTGGAAAACATAACGAAGAAATTGCTGAAGAATTTCCAGAAGTCGACAACAAACGGTTAACAATGATTGCCCTGGAAAGATACAAGGAAAACGAGAAGGCGGCGTCGGCAGTTGAAACTTCCCTGAAAGAACGTGAAACTAAAAAGCGGAAGTTGTCAGACGCGGAAAACGAGAAGAGTCAAAGCACAGAAACAATCACCCGTAAACTTTCTACATTTGCCTACACGGAATAA